From a single Brassica napus cultivar Da-Ae chromosome C9, Da-Ae, whole genome shotgun sequence genomic region:
- the LOC106349597 gene encoding uncharacterized protein LOC106349597, with protein sequence MCSRGDDWSFVVEKERRGRMVTLATTTTLKQLKIMVCEDYGVDHNAINAEFSYSLLNQKRNPPIIITNDRQASNFVGYAKRESSTTLCVMFSVSGVNQKERVNIDLNKEPYDSSNVEDEEVPEINRAEFVKPSKESFVKRTNHVAADGCGALRSENIELCQNNGDSDKDGRAWRGDFVKKDQIFTSKGVLKATMEILAMKNNFDYTVIKSTRKWWYIRCKDALCNWTVRAEGIDGSTYFMINQCDGRHSCAPSKKRKFGKTASARTIGTLIQHRFDDANDGPKPNDIIQFMRMEHSCEITYWHAWEAREFAIAAARGIPDRSYSKIPAYLHMIKEANPGTHTHYETNEKGRFMYLFMSFGQSVRGFYNAMRRVIVVDGTFLKNKYKGTLLVATAVDGNSNLYPIAFGVVDSENDDSWGWFFRQLKVVIADCQDLAFVSDRNASISKAIGTVYPRSAHGICIHHLLTNVVSFFKTKGLTALVEKASRAYRYDIRTTNPAESINSVLRIPREYPVIPLLDSIRELLTRWFYERRLLSSKHLDPLTAKVERKIDRRIVKAKGFQVYKVDNFRSVVKGDIYDCHVDLERRTCTCGMEVHRFTDALYSTAAWRTAYADSINPIAVLESEWNVPAEVKLAKVLPPKTRKSAGRPVKRRYESVEDKIASSQGSRKNKKHKCSRCGTEGHKRGTCDLPI encoded by the exons ATGTGTAGTCGCGGTGATGACTGGAGTTTCGTGGTAGAAAAAGAAAGGCGTGGTCGAATGGTAACATTAGCAACTACTACTACGTTGAAGCAGCTCAAGATAATGGTGTGTGAGGATTATGGGGTGGACCATAATGCCATTAATGCCGAGTTCAGTTATTCGTTGTTGAATCAAAAAAGGAATCCTCCAATTATTATCACCAATGATCGGCAAGCATCTAATTTTGTGGGCTATGCAAAGAGGGAATCGTCTACTACCTTGTGTGTGATGTTCTCTGTTTCTGGTGTAAATCAAAAGGAACGAGTCAATATCGATTTGAATAAGGAGCCTTATGATTCAAGTaatgttgaggatgaagaagttccTGAGATAAATCGAGCAGAGTTTGTCAAGCCGTCAAAGGAGTCTTTTGTTAAAAGAACGAATCATGTCGCTGCGGATGGTTGCGGTGCTTTAAGGAGTGAAAACATTGAACTTTGTCAAAACAATGGAGACAGTGATAAGGATGGTCGAGCTTGGAGAGGAGACTTCGTGAAGAAGGATCAAATTTTCACAAGTAAAGGGGTTCTGAAGGCAACAATGGAAATTTTGGCGATGAAGAATAATTTCGATTACACTGTTATCAAATCCACGAGAAAATGGTGGTATATTCGATGTAAGGATGCATTGTGCAACTGGACTGTGCGTGCAGAAGGAATAGATGGGTCTACATATTTCATGATCAACCAATGTGATGGAAGACATTCATGTGCTCCTTCAAAGAAAAGGAAATTCGGAAAAACAGCATCGGCAAGAACAATTGGGACTCTGATACAACATCGATTTGATGATGCAAACGATGGCCCAAAACCGAATGACATCATTCAATTTATGAGAATGGAGCATAGTTGTGAGATTACTTATTGGCACGCTTGGGAAGCTCGTGAGTTTGCTATTGCAGCTGCTAGAGGTATACCAGATCGCAGTTACTCTAAAATACCAGCATATTTGCATATGATTAAAGAAGCAAATCCTGGTACGCATACTCACTACGAAACTAATGAGAAGGGAAGATTCATGTATCTATTTATGTCATTTGGGCAATCAGTTAGAGGATTCTACAATGCAATGCGAAGGGTGATTGTCGTTGACGGaacttttctgaaaaataaatacaaagggACACTTCTTGTTGCTACTGCTGTAGATGGTAACTCTAATTTGTATCCGATTGCATTTGGGGTTGTTGATTCAGAGAATGACGATTCATGGGGGTGGTTCTTCAGACAGTTGAAAGTGGTTATTGCTGATTGTCAAGATCTAGCTTTTGTCTCAGATAGAAATGCGTCTATTTCTAAAGCTATTGGGACTGTCTACCCTCGATCAGCACATGGAATTTGCATTCATCACTTATTGACCAATGTGGTCTCATTTTTCAAGACAAAAGGATTGACTGCGTTGGTGGAAAAGGCTTCACGGGCATATAG GTATGACATTAGGACCACGAACCCTGCAGAGTCTATAAATTCAGTTCTTAGAATACCTAGAGAATATCCGGTTATTCCTTTGCTTGATAGTATAAGAGAACTGTTGACTCGATGGTTCTATGAGCGTCGCTTGTTAAGCTCAAAGCATCTAGATCCTTTAACCGCTaaggtggagagaaagattgaTAGGAGAATTGTGAAGGCAAAAGGATTCCAGGTTTACAAGGTTGACAACTTCAGATCGGTTGTAAAAGGAGACATATATGATTGTCATGTTGATTTGGAAAGAAGAACATGCACATGTG GTATGGAAGTGCACAGATTCACTGACGCCTTATACAGCACTGCAGCGTGGAGAACCGCCTATGCAGATTCCATTAATCCAATAGCAGTTCTAGAGTCTGAATGGAATGTCCCTGCTGAGGTTAAACTTGCAAAGGTTTTACCACCAAAGACAAGAAAGAGTGCTGGTCGACCAGTAAAGAGAAGGtatgaatcagtagaagacaagaTCGCATCTTCTCAAGGATCAAGGAAGAATAAAAAGCATAAGTGCAGCCGTTGTGGAACTGAAGGACACAAGAGAGGAACATGCGATTTACCCATCTAG
- the LOC125592430 gene encoding uncharacterized protein LOC125592430, whose translation MYLAIILCVVLARDEKANIPLKYIAVVMDLDRVRRYPWGVAAYDLLCKSIAKNRSQLKENTTSCILDGFSYALQIWAMEAVPKIGKLCGKKLDKGFKDGPRCINWMGAAKVSYEEIIRLEEIITPKDDIYPYISWTGNYDVVKAQAFRRDDDVEDDRIKVLMEMIKKGHDFSEHVWETEENEVISLSLDDESAVNDEASVNVEAAESDDDFQTPKGSKNVGSRSKRGKKRLPDRGMEKRKHKVLASGAKQAPFNEDMKAFMTQLFEHNFSGMEQRIQKQMAETFEQMRTELKQSRKEASVEVELGEPSPTKPSTSQAPLRRSTRGVNKH comes from the exons ATGTACTTGGCGATCATTCTTTGTGTGGTATTGGCGAGAGATGAGAAGGCTAATATCCCCCTGAAGTACATCGCGGTGGTCATGGATCTTGACAGAGTTCGAAGGTATCCTTGGGGAGTTGCTGCTTATGACCTTCTCTGCAAATCAATAGCCAAAAATCGTTCCCAACTGAAGGAAAATACCACTAGCTGTATCTTGGATGGCTTCTCATACGCCTTGcagatttgggcaatggaagcGGTACCAAAAATTGGGAAGCTTTGTGGAAAAAAGCtggataagggtttcaaggACGGTCCTAGATGCATAAACTGGATGGGAGCTGCGAAGGTGTCATATGAGGAGATCATTCGCTTGGAGGAGATTATTACACCCAag GATGACATCTACCCATACATCTCATGGACAGGAAATTATGATGTTGTCAAAGCTCAGGCGTTTCGCAGAGATGATGATGTGGAGGATGATAGAATCAAGGTTCTGATGGAGATGATAAAGAAGGGGCATGATTTTAGTGAGCATGTTTGGGAaactgaagaaaatgaagtgatTTCTTTATCTCTCGATGATGAATCAGCTGTGAATGATGAAGCAAGCGTGAATGTTGAAGCAGCCGAGAGTGATGACGACTTTCAGACTCCGAAAGGATCAAAAAACGTTGGTTCTAGATCAAAGAGGGGTAAAAAGAGGCTTCCCGATCGTGGTATGGAGAAGAGAAAGCATAAGGTTCTCGCAAGTGGCGCAAAGCAAGCTCCTTTTAATGAAGACATGAAGGCTTTTATGACACAGTTGTTTGAGCACAACTTCTCTGGAATGGAACAAAGGATACAGAAACAGATGGCCGAGACATTTGAGCAGATGCGGACAGAGCTTAAACAATCACGTAAGGAAGCCAGCGTTGAAGTTGAGCTTGGAGAGCCTTCACCGACAAAGCCATCGACGAGCCAGGCACCGTTGAGGAGGTCCACACGCGGGGTAAACAAACACTag